In Roseofilum reptotaenium CS-1145, a genomic segment contains:
- the rsfS gene encoding ribosome silencing factor translates to MSNFGQTPLSPTSIPSSAPSSPLSIESSQHMARTIAEAADDRKGGDILILKVDEVSYLADFFILVTGFSTVQVRAIARAIEDSVEENFQRFPLRTEGKAEGSWILQDFGEVIVHIFLPEERQFYNLDAFWSHAEAIEFKPKDS, encoded by the coding sequence ATGTCCAACTTTGGCCAAACCCCTCTTTCTCCTACCTCAATTCCCTCTTCAGCTCCCTCTAGTCCTCTATCGATAGAGAGTAGCCAGCATATGGCCCGAACTATAGCTGAAGCGGCCGATGACCGTAAGGGGGGAGATATCCTGATCCTCAAAGTCGATGAAGTCTCCTACTTAGCCGATTTCTTTATATTGGTCACCGGATTTTCCACCGTGCAAGTGCGGGCGATCGCCAGGGCGATCGAAGATAGTGTAGAAGAGAACTTCCAGCGCTTTCCCCTCAGAACCGAAGGAAAAGCTGAAGGAAGCTGGATTTTGCAAGACTTTGGAGAAGTCATTGTCCATATTTTTCTCCCCGAAGAGAGACAATTTTATAACCTCGATGCCTTCTGGAGTCATGCAGAAGCGATCGAATTTAAACCCAAGGACTCATAG